From a single Phragmites australis chromosome 7, lpPhrAust1.1, whole genome shotgun sequence genomic region:
- the LOC133923483 gene encoding protein BIC1-like, with amino-acid sequence MASFSHFEAVPEPSVEVEHPAVDACDVGSGSVATTTMEESGGSVVHDLASELAAEVSASQEPEEEKQPVAKLGEEPKATTGDDQESTRERLKRHRLEMAGRVWVPEMWGQEKLLKDWVDCAVFDRPLVPTGLLTARRELIAECCTRRQETTSTAASADSSPLRVQNGCSSLCSTRIS; translated from the coding sequence ATGGCGTCCTTCAGCCACTTCGAAGCAGTGCCGGAGCCCAGCGTGGAGGTGGAGCACCCGGCCGTCGACGCATGCGACGTTGGAAGCGGCTCGGTAGCGACGACCACGATGGAGGAAAGCGGGGGTTCGGTGGTGCATGACTTGGCGTCCGAGCTGGCAGCGGAGGTGTCTGCGTCACAGGAGCCCGAGGAAGAGAAGCAGCCGGTGGCCAAGCTGGGAGAGGAGCCGAAGGCGACGACTGGAGATGATCAGGAGAGCACGCGGGAGCGGCTGAAGCGGCACAGGCTTGAGATGGCCGGGAGGGTGTGGGTGCCGGAGATGTGGGGGCAGGAGAAGCTGCTCAAGGACTGGGTGGACTGCGCCGTCTTCGACCGCCCGCTGGTGCCGACGGGGCTGCTCACGGCGCGCCGGGAGCTCATCGCCGAGTGCTGCACGCGCCGCCAGGAAACAACGTCGACAGCGGCCTCGGCCGACTCCAGCCCGCTCCGGGTGCAGAACGGATGCTCCAGCCTTTGCTCCACTCGCATTAGCTAG